In Desulfobacterales bacterium, a single window of DNA contains:
- the mltF gene encoding membrane-bound lytic murein transglycosylase MltF has protein sequence MSLPKAQQIISFPPSRTSLSFRFFFLIYVLFLAGCDAPSNHATLESILSKGEITVITRNNSHCYYLYRDQAMGFEYDLAKAFADFLGVTLEVKIAEKWEGMIPSLKNGTGAFIAASFTKTPRRQQQVAFSRGYLTIQQHIIVHRKNQNIKNIADLVGKTIHVRRGTSYQERLEQLIAEGYDLTVELHDDIPTEELIQQVEEEKIEVTIADSNIAFRNRRYYPKIIVSGAISPEEHLGWAVHPGSTRLQKKINSFFKEIKKNGAFQKIYNRYYADVDDFDFVDLRAFHRRLKSRLPRYRPTIKEAAQIHGFDWRMIAAQMYQESHFDPMARSHSGAYSLMQLTRSTAKSLGVVNILNSRQNIHAGVQHLRNMYDLFDKIVGSDRLFMALAAYNIGQGHIQDARKLARQMKLDPDKWASLAKTLPLLSYRKYYQKAEYGYCRGTEPIEYVRQIMIYYDILRHQGIEYRTDLSPVIKQAHPAA, from the coding sequence TTGAGTTTGCCGAAAGCCCAGCAAATTATTAGCTTCCCTCCGTCGCGCACGTCCCTTTCGTTCCGATTTTTCTTTTTAATCTACGTTTTATTTTTAGCCGGATGTGATGCACCCTCAAACCATGCAACCCTTGAGAGCATTCTGTCAAAAGGCGAAATCACGGTTATTACCCGCAACAACTCCCACTGCTATTATCTCTATCGGGATCAGGCCATGGGGTTTGAATATGATCTTGCCAAAGCCTTTGCGGATTTTCTGGGCGTTACGCTGGAAGTAAAAATTGCTGAAAAGTGGGAAGGGATGATTCCATCCTTGAAGAACGGAACCGGTGCATTTATCGCCGCCAGTTTTACGAAAACGCCCAGGCGCCAGCAACAGGTCGCTTTTTCCAGAGGTTATCTCACCATCCAGCAACATATCATCGTTCATCGTAAAAACCAGAACATAAAAAATATAGCGGATCTGGTAGGTAAAACCATTCATGTCAGGCGGGGAACTTCATATCAGGAACGCCTTGAGCAGCTCATCGCCGAGGGCTATGATCTGACCGTTGAACTGCACGATGATATTCCCACCGAAGAGCTCATCCAGCAGGTCGAAGAAGAAAAAATTGAAGTCACCATCGCCGACAGCAACATTGCCTTTCGCAACCGTCGATATTACCCTAAAATCATTGTTTCCGGCGCCATCAGCCCAGAGGAACACCTGGGTTGGGCGGTCCATCCGGGTTCAACCAGACTCCAAAAAAAAATAAATTCTTTTTTTAAGGAAATAAAGAAGAATGGAGCTTTTCAAAAAATTTACAACCGCTATTATGCCGATGTGGATGACTTTGACTTTGTCGACCTGCGGGCGTTTCATCGGCGCCTTAAATCCCGGCTTCCCAGATACCGTCCCACCATCAAGGAAGCAGCACAAATACACGGATTTGACTGGCGCATGATCGCAGCCCAGATGTATCAAGAATCCCACTTCGACCCCATGGCCAGAAGTCATTCCGGCGCTTACAGTCTGATGCAGCTCACACGCTCAACGGCCAAAAGTCTGGGGGTGGTAAACATATTGAACTCAAGGCAAAACATTCACGCCGGGGTGCAGCACTTACGGAATATGTATGACCTGTTTGATAAAATCGTCGGGTCCGACCGGCTGTTTATGGCCTTAGCCGCTTATAACATCGGCCAGGGGCACATCCAGGATGCGCGCAAACTGGCCCGGCAAATGAAACTTGATCCCGACAAGTGGGCCTCCCTGGCCAAAACATTGCCGCTTCTCAGCTACCGGAAATATTACCAGAAGGCTGAATACGGTTACTGCCGCGGCACGGAACCGATTGAATATGTCAGGCAGATCATGATTTACTATGATATTCTGCGGCACCAGGGGATTGAATACCGCACCGATCTCTCCCCTGTGATTAAGCAGGCCCATCCGGCCGCTTGA